The Amycolatopsis coloradensis sequence ACCGAATACCTTGCCCACCGCGAAACATCGGAACCCGGTGTTGACGCTCGCGGGTCAGATGGTCCACTTCTTCGCGTTGATGCTGTGGGCGGCGGCGGGGCTGGCGCTGCTCGCCGGGATGCCGGCGCTGTCGATCGCGATCGTCGTGGTCGTGGTGCTCAACGGTGCGTTCTCGTTCGCCCAGGAGTACCGGGCGGACCGTGCCGCGGAGCGGTTGCGGGATCTGCTGCCGGTGCGCGCGACGGTGCGCCGGGATGGGCGTGCGGTCGTCGTGGACGCGGCGGACCTGGTCGTGGGCGACGTGGTCCTGCTCGAGGCCGGGGACCGCGTGTGCGCAGACGGCGAACTCGCCGAATGCGGCCTGCTCTCGGTGGACGAATCCATGCTGACCGGCGAGAGCAGACCCGTGCGGCCGGAGGTCGGCGGAACCGTTTTCGCCGGTACGTATGTCACCGAAGGGCACGGCGTCGCGATCGTGACGGCCACCGGCGCCCGCTCCCGCCTCGCCGGAATCTCGGCGGTGACCGCGAGCGCGGTGCGGCCTAAGAGTCCTTTGGCCACGCAGTTGCACCGTGTGGTGCGGATCGTCGCCCTGACCGCGGTCGCGGTCGGCTGCGTGTTCTTCGCCGCCGCCCTCGGTCTCGGCCGCGCGGGAACGGAAAGCTTCCTGCTCGCGATCGGCGTGACGGTCGCGCTCGTCCCGGAGGGACTGCTGCCGACCGTGACGCTGTCGCTGGCGCGGGCGGCGCAGAAGATGGCGGGCCGCGACGCCCTGGTACGCCGGCTCGAATCCGTGGAGACGCTGGGGGCGACCACGTTCATCTGCACCGACAAGACCGGCACACTGACCCGAAACGAAATGTCCGTGGTCCAAGTGTGGACGCCGTCCGGGACCGTCGAGGTCGACGGTACGGGGTACCGGCCGGTCGGCGAGCTGACCGGCTCGCCGGCGGCGGTACGGGCGGCGGCGACACTCGCGGATTCCGCGGCGCGGTGCTCTCCGGACGCGCACGCCGTCGAAGAGGCGAACGGGTGGCGGCCGGTCGGCGACCCGATGGAGGTGGCGCTGCACGTCCTCGCCGCACGTGCCGGAGTCACCGGCGCTCCGCCGCCGGCCCGACGGCGGCCGTTCGATCCGCGCCGGCGCCGGTCATCGGTCGCGGACGTCGACGGCCTCCATGTCTCGGGCGCGCCGGACACCGTCCTGCCACTGTGCGCGGAGGTTTCCGGAGCGGACGAAGCCGTTGCCGCGTTCAGCAGGGCGGGCCTGCGGGTGCTCGCGGTGGCGCACCACACCGAACCGGCAGCGAAAGAAGAGCAGGGCGGACTGACGCTGCTCGGCCTCGTCGGGCTGGAGGACCCGCCCCGGCCCGACGTCAGCGCCGCGATCGCGTCCTGCCGTCGTGCCGGGATCCGGCTGGCGATGGTGACGGGCGACCATCCGGGGACGGCCGCGGCCATCGCCGCGGAAGTCGGGCTGCTCGGGCCGGACCGGCTCGTCTTGGAGGGCAAGGACCTGCCGGCCGACGACGAGGCGCTCGGCAGGCTGCTCGACGTCGACGGCGTGGTGGTCGCCAGGGTCGCCCCGGAGGAGAAGCTCCGGATCGCGAAGGTCCTCCAGGCCCGAGGACACGTCGTGGCGATGACCGGCGACGGCGTCAACGACGGACCGGCCTTGCGCACAGCGGACATCGGTGTCGCGATGGGGGCGTCAGGCAGTGACGTCGCCAGGGAAGCGGCCGACCTGGTCCTCCTCGACGATCATTTCGGCACCATCGTGGCCGCCGTGGAACTCGGGCGCGCGACGTTCGTGAACATCCGGCGCTTTCTCACCTACCACCTGACCGACAACGTCGCCGAGCTCACGCCGTTCGTCGTGTGGGCGCTCGCGGGAGGGCAGATCCCACTGGCCATCACGGTCCTGCAGGTACTGGCGCTCGACATCGGCACCGATCTCCTTCCCGCGGTCGCGCTCGGCGCGGAGCCGCCGAACCGGCGCACGATGGAGGGGCCCGCGAAGGGCGGTTCCCTGATCGACGGCAGGTTGGCGCGCCGCGCCTTCGGAGTGCTCGGCCCGGCCGAGGCGATGGCGTCGATGGCGGCGTTCTTGGTGGTCCTCCTCGGCGGCGGGTGGTGGTTCGGCGAGGTCCCGGACACCGCGCTCCTCGCGACCGCGTCCGGTACCGCCTTCACCGCGATCGTGCTCGGCCAGCTCGCGAACGCCTTCGCCTGCCGGAGCGAGTCACGCTGGATCGGCAGGATCGGAGTGCGGGGAAATCCGCTGCTGTGGTTCGCGATCGC is a genomic window containing:
- a CDS encoding cation-transporting P-type ATPase, encoding MTGSAMVREGAGLTSDEAATALRRDGPNTLPTAKHRNPVLTLAGQMVHFFALMLWAAAGLALLAGMPALSIAIVVVVVLNGAFSFAQEYRADRAAERLRDLLPVRATVRRDGRAVVVDAADLVVGDVVLLEAGDRVCADGELAECGLLSVDESMLTGESRPVRPEVGGTVFAGTYVTEGHGVAIVTATGARSRLAGISAVTASAVRPKSPLATQLHRVVRIVALTAVAVGCVFFAAALGLGRAGTESFLLAIGVTVALVPEGLLPTVTLSLARAAQKMAGRDALVRRLESVETLGATTFICTDKTGTLTRNEMSVVQVWTPSGTVEVDGTGYRPVGELTGSPAAVRAAATLADSAARCSPDAHAVEEANGWRPVGDPMEVALHVLAARAGVTGAPPPARRRPFDPRRRRSSVADVDGLHVSGAPDTVLPLCAEVSGADEAVAAFSRAGLRVLAVAHHTEPAAKEEQGGLTLLGLVGLEDPPRPDVSAAIASCRRAGIRLAMVTGDHPGTAAAIAAEVGLLGPDRLVLEGKDLPADDEALGRLLDVDGVVVARVAPEEKLRIAKVLQARGHVVAMTGDGVNDGPALRTADIGVAMGASGSDVAREAADLVLLDDHFGTIVAAVELGRATFVNIRRFLTYHLTDNVAELTPFVVWALAGGQIPLAITVLQVLALDIGTDLLPAVALGAEPPNRRTMEGPAKGGSLIDGRLARRAFGVLGPAEAMASMAAFLVVLLGGGWWFGEVPDTALLATASGTAFTAIVLGQLANAFACRSESRWIGRIGVRGNPLLWFAIAFELAMLAAFLLMPPLPGLLGGTVPSPLGWVLAFATVPVVLLADTVHKAVRARS